A region from the Thalassophryne amazonica chromosome 2, fThaAma1.1, whole genome shotgun sequence genome encodes:
- the irx6a gene encoding iroquois-class homeodomain protein IRX-6a isoform X1, whose product MVTKEAAMSFSQFGYPYNATSQFFVSANPSTTCCDSISRSVSDGTGGSQSAAAAAAAAAAAAASFCCPSYENRLLASSRTDLNAALGMYSSPYAAAATASQNYANYFPYGSDTSAIYSTLNPQYEIKDSAGTLHSGITQTASYYPYDHSLGQYQYDRYSAVDFNSTARRKNATRETTSTLKTWLYEHRKNPYPTKGEKIMLAIITKMTLTQVSTWFANARRRLKKENKMTWSPKNKANDEKKEDLKSDPDCITKDSSDCKEEKDLNLSDLDDIEEDDKLDSDCEKVPPDEHGLHRLMTISGASQKRDGSSELHLSLTNTFHTFPCAIKSMSGLHPLPSDFLDPVVSKVSPSAIPTGTVTLSEFEQSEKPRIWSLARTAASGVILSPHHSSELRTGNSTGDCQLQSAGLSGTFSGQSVSMRGLQESNNVTIAENSFPEGPHLHSKIYGSGSYSHKGLQLHCSSYAALSDTCQYAAIEGFSRKVETQSSDVSEACGAVQDDKVTTFRAVMKR is encoded by the exons ATGGTAACAAAAGAAGCAGCTATGTCTTTCTCGCAGTTTGGATACCCTTACAATGCAACTTCACAG TTTTTCGTGTCGGCAAACCCCAGTACGACTTGCTGCGATTCGATTTCCAGGTCGGTCTCTGACGGGACAGGCGGCTCTCAGAGCGCCGcagccgccgccgccgccgctgCCGCAGCCGCCGCATCCTTCTGCTGCCCGTCCTACGAGAACCGGCTCCTGGCGAGCAGCCGCACGGACCTGAACGCAGCGCTGGGGATGTACAGTTCTCCGTACGCAGCAGCGGCCACCGCCAGCCAGAACTACGCCAACTATTTCCCCTACGGCTCTGACACATCCGCGATCTACTCCACTCTG AATCCACAGTATGAAATTAAGGACAGCGCAGGAACGTTACACTCTGGCATCACTCAAACTGCAAGTTATTATCCATATGATCATTCGTTGGGACAGTATCAATATGACAG ATACAGCGCAGTCGACTTTAACAGCACAGCAAGACGAAAAAATGCAACTCGTGAAACTACCAGCACTCTGAAAACATGGCTGTACGAGCACCGCAAAAACCCCTATCCTACAAAGGGAGAGAAGATCATGTTGGCCATCATCACCAAAATGACACTCACTCAAGTGTCCACCTGGTTCGCCAACGCCAGGAGGAGGCTAAAGAAGGAGAACAAAATGACCTGGTCACCAAAGAATAAGGCCAACGATGAGAAGAAGGAAGATCTTAAGAGTGATCCAGACTGCATCACCAAAG attCCAGTGATTGCAAAGAGGAGAAGGATTTGAATCTGAGTGATCTGGATGACATAGAGGAGGACGACAAGCTAGACAGCGACTGTGAAAAGGTGCCTCCAGACGAGCACGGCCTCCACAGGCTCATGACAATATCGGGAGCATCTCAGAAGAGAGACGGCAGCTCAGAGCTGCACCTGAGTTTAACCAACACCTTCCACACTTTCCCCTGTGCCATCAAGAGCATGTCCGGCCTCCATCCTCTCCCGTCTGACTTCTTGGATCCTGTGGTGTCCAAGGTGTCGCCCTCGGCTATCCCCACAGGAACAGTGACTTTGTCAGAATTTGAACAGTCAGAAAAGCCACGGATTTGGTCCCTGGCTCGTACGGCAGCTTCTGGGGTCATACTGAGCCCTCACCACAGCTCTGAGCTGAGGACAGGCAACTCGACTGGAGACTGCCAGCTCCAGAGTGCCGGGCTATCCGGCACTTTTTCTGGACAGAGTGTGAGCATGAGGGGGCTCCAAGAATCTAACAACGTCACCATTGCTGAGAACTCCTTCCCCGAGGGCCCTCACTTGCACTCAAAAATCTATGGCTCTGGCAGCTACAGTCACAAGGGCCTCCAGCTGCACTGCTCCTCCTACGCTGCGCTCTCAGACACATGCCAGTACGCCGCGATTGAAG GATTCAGCAGAAAAGTGGAGACGCAGTCATCAGATGTCAGTGAAGCCTGTGGCGCCGTGCAGGATGACAAGGTCACCACGTTTAGAGCGGTGATGAAAAGGTGA
- the irx6a gene encoding iroquois-class homeodomain protein IRX-6a isoform X2, which yields MQLHRSVSDGTGGSQSAAAAAAAAAAAAASFCCPSYENRLLASSRTDLNAALGMYSSPYAAAATASQNYANYFPYGSDTSAIYSTLNPQYEIKDSAGTLHSGITQTASYYPYDHSLGQYQYDRYSAVDFNSTARRKNATRETTSTLKTWLYEHRKNPYPTKGEKIMLAIITKMTLTQVSTWFANARRRLKKENKMTWSPKNKANDEKKEDLKSDPDCITKDSSDCKEEKDLNLSDLDDIEEDDKLDSDCEKVPPDEHGLHRLMTISGASQKRDGSSELHLSLTNTFHTFPCAIKSMSGLHPLPSDFLDPVVSKVSPSAIPTGTVTLSEFEQSEKPRIWSLARTAASGVILSPHHSSELRTGNSTGDCQLQSAGLSGTFSGQSVSMRGLQESNNVTIAENSFPEGPHLHSKIYGSGSYSHKGLQLHCSSYAALSDTCQYAAIEGFSRKVETQSSDVSEACGAVQDDKVTTFRAVMKR from the exons ATGCAACTTCACAG GTCGGTCTCTGACGGGACAGGCGGCTCTCAGAGCGCCGcagccgccgccgccgccgctgCCGCAGCCGCCGCATCCTTCTGCTGCCCGTCCTACGAGAACCGGCTCCTGGCGAGCAGCCGCACGGACCTGAACGCAGCGCTGGGGATGTACAGTTCTCCGTACGCAGCAGCGGCCACCGCCAGCCAGAACTACGCCAACTATTTCCCCTACGGCTCTGACACATCCGCGATCTACTCCACTCTG AATCCACAGTATGAAATTAAGGACAGCGCAGGAACGTTACACTCTGGCATCACTCAAACTGCAAGTTATTATCCATATGATCATTCGTTGGGACAGTATCAATATGACAG ATACAGCGCAGTCGACTTTAACAGCACAGCAAGACGAAAAAATGCAACTCGTGAAACTACCAGCACTCTGAAAACATGGCTGTACGAGCACCGCAAAAACCCCTATCCTACAAAGGGAGAGAAGATCATGTTGGCCATCATCACCAAAATGACACTCACTCAAGTGTCCACCTGGTTCGCCAACGCCAGGAGGAGGCTAAAGAAGGAGAACAAAATGACCTGGTCACCAAAGAATAAGGCCAACGATGAGAAGAAGGAAGATCTTAAGAGTGATCCAGACTGCATCACCAAAG attCCAGTGATTGCAAAGAGGAGAAGGATTTGAATCTGAGTGATCTGGATGACATAGAGGAGGACGACAAGCTAGACAGCGACTGTGAAAAGGTGCCTCCAGACGAGCACGGCCTCCACAGGCTCATGACAATATCGGGAGCATCTCAGAAGAGAGACGGCAGCTCAGAGCTGCACCTGAGTTTAACCAACACCTTCCACACTTTCCCCTGTGCCATCAAGAGCATGTCCGGCCTCCATCCTCTCCCGTCTGACTTCTTGGATCCTGTGGTGTCCAAGGTGTCGCCCTCGGCTATCCCCACAGGAACAGTGACTTTGTCAGAATTTGAACAGTCAGAAAAGCCACGGATTTGGTCCCTGGCTCGTACGGCAGCTTCTGGGGTCATACTGAGCCCTCACCACAGCTCTGAGCTGAGGACAGGCAACTCGACTGGAGACTGCCAGCTCCAGAGTGCCGGGCTATCCGGCACTTTTTCTGGACAGAGTGTGAGCATGAGGGGGCTCCAAGAATCTAACAACGTCACCATTGCTGAGAACTCCTTCCCCGAGGGCCCTCACTTGCACTCAAAAATCTATGGCTCTGGCAGCTACAGTCACAAGGGCCTCCAGCTGCACTGCTCCTCCTACGCTGCGCTCTCAGACACATGCCAGTACGCCGCGATTGAAG GATTCAGCAGAAAAGTGGAGACGCAGTCATCAGATGTCAGTGAAGCCTGTGGCGCCGTGCAGGATGACAAGGTCACCACGTTTAGAGCGGTGATGAAAAGGTGA